One genomic segment of Desulfomicrobium sp. ZS1 includes these proteins:
- a CDS encoding PEP-CTERM sorting domain-containing protein, whose translation MKKITVFLFLFVLGLAASASAALLTVYSNDFDGNVAVSSGVIANDILVPGVSEAESIQGLPSPFSGNLLRNTTTGNPASYTTLSLGNLPTHDSIDINFLLAFIDSWDGASVGPYSPDFFNVNVDGIMILQLSSNNVSGGVELGFDQYGWWTEYPDRAVDLAAESLLTLAHTASSLTIDFYAGGSGWQGGDDESWGMDNLSVVINTNGAPSTVPEPGTMALVVAGLIGLIGATRRNRR comes from the coding sequence ATGAAAAAAATTACAGTATTCTTGTTTTTATTCGTTTTGGGCTTAGCAGCCTCGGCCTCTGCAGCATTACTTACCGTTTATTCCAACGATTTCGACGGAAACGTAGCAGTTTCATCTGGCGTTATCGCTAATGACATCCTCGTCCCTGGCGTTAGCGAGGCGGAAAGCATTCAAGGCTTGCCCAGTCCTTTTTCCGGCAACTTATTGAGAAACACGACGACCGGAAATCCGGCAAGCTATACGACATTAAGCTTGGGAAACCTTCCGACGCATGACTCGATCGATATCAACTTCCTTCTTGCCTTCATCGATTCATGGGACGGCGCATCTGTCGGACCATACAGCCCTGACTTCTTCAACGTGAATGTCGACGGCATCATGATCCTCCAGCTGTCATCGAATAATGTGTCCGGCGGCGTGGAACTGGGCTTTGATCAATATGGATGGTGGACGGAGTATCCCGATCGCGCAGTCGATCTGGCTGCGGAATCGTTGCTGACCTTGGCCCATACCGCATCATCGCTGACCATCGATTTCTATGCCGGTGGGAGCGGATGGCAGGGAGGAGACGACGAGTCGTGGGGCATGGATAATCTGAGCGTGGTCATCAATACCAACGGCGCCCCAAGCACAGTCCCCGAACCCGGCACCATGGCGCTCGTCGTAGCGGGCCTGATAGGGTTGATCGGCGCCACAAGAAGAAACCGCCGATAA
- the glmS gene encoding glutamine--fructose-6-phosphate transaminase (isomerizing), whose product MCGIIGYTGHRPAIPAIVEGLRRLEYRGYDSAGVAYEEPQGLKVIRAEGKLGALDCKIAGLDTASSVCGVGHTRWATHGLPVERNAHPHMDGDGKFALVHNGIIENYAELKAELVAEGHVFLSETDTEVLVHVIAKGVELAGDVRRGISWALSRVDGAYAFALLSREHPGKIWASRKASPLLMGIGTGENFLASDIPAFLPYTREVVFLDNGELVEIDAASWQVFDSLTLEPRVKEVKHISWDVQAAQKDGFKHFMLKEIFEQPKVIRDCLTGRIQKGRVVLPELDALDVPQRLTIVACGTSYHAGLWAKYVLESWARIPVQVEIASEFRYRDSVFLPGDLVLTISQSGETADTLAAIRIAREAGVSILGLCNVVGSSIARESDQVVYTQAGPEISVASTKAMCSQMVLLLLMTLSWGVRKGVLQGEILERCLHDLPLLPDQLEAELPTIRDKAKTLSQEYADARSFFFLGRGQNFPLALEGALKLKEISYIHAEGYAAGEMKHGPIALIDQHFPTFAMALGDELLQKVASNLQEVQARGGRIIALVNPGAAPAVENPWVLSDAWGPLKSFLVLPAVQLFAYEMAVYLGKDVDQPRNLAKSVTVE is encoded by the coding sequence ATGTGCGGAATCATCGGATACACGGGGCACCGGCCGGCCATCCCGGCCATTGTCGAAGGTTTGCGACGTCTGGAATACCGGGGCTACGATTCGGCCGGAGTGGCCTATGAGGAGCCGCAGGGGCTCAAGGTCATTCGCGCCGAGGGCAAGCTCGGGGCGCTGGACTGCAAGATCGCGGGCCTGGACACCGCGTCCTCGGTCTGCGGCGTCGGGCATACCCGCTGGGCTACCCACGGCCTGCCCGTGGAGCGTAACGCCCATCCGCACATGGATGGTGACGGGAAATTCGCGCTGGTTCATAACGGGATCATCGAGAACTACGCGGAGCTCAAGGCGGAACTCGTGGCCGAAGGTCATGTCTTTCTGTCCGAGACGGACACCGAGGTGTTGGTGCATGTCATCGCCAAGGGCGTGGAGCTGGCCGGCGACGTGCGCCGGGGCATTTCCTGGGCCCTGTCCCGGGTCGACGGAGCCTATGCCTTTGCCCTGCTTTCACGCGAGCATCCCGGAAAGATCTGGGCCAGCCGCAAGGCCAGCCCGCTCCTGATGGGCATCGGCACGGGTGAGAATTTCCTGGCCTCCGACATCCCCGCCTTTCTGCCCTACACCCGCGAGGTGGTTTTCCTGGACAACGGCGAACTGGTGGAGATCGACGCCGCTTCCTGGCAGGTCTTCGACTCTCTGACCCTGGAACCGAGGGTCAAGGAGGTCAAACACATTTCCTGGGATGTGCAGGCCGCCCAGAAAGACGGATTCAAGCATTTCATGCTCAAGGAAATCTTCGAGCAGCCCAAGGTCATCCGCGATTGCCTGACCGGTCGCATCCAGAAAGGGCGCGTCGTGCTGCCGGAACTTGATGCCCTGGACGTTCCGCAGCGTCTGACCATCGTGGCCTGTGGCACGTCGTACCATGCCGGTTTGTGGGCCAAGTATGTGCTTGAGTCCTGGGCCCGCATCCCGGTGCAGGTCGAGATCGCCTCGGAGTTCCGCTACCGCGACAGCGTGTTTCTGCCCGGTGATCTGGTCCTGACTATCAGCCAGTCCGGCGAGACCGCCGACACCCTGGCCGCCATCCGCATCGCCCGCGAGGCGGGCGTGTCCATCCTTGGCCTGTGCAACGTGGTCGGGTCCTCCATCGCTCGCGAATCCGATCAGGTCGTGTACACCCAGGCCGGGCCCGAGATCAGTGTTGCTTCGACCAAGGCCATGTGCAGCCAGATGGTTTTGCTGCTGCTCATGACCCTGTCCTGGGGCGTGCGCAAGGGCGTGTTGCAGGGCGAAATTCTGGAGCGCTGCCTGCACGACCTGCCCCTTCTCCCCGATCAGCTGGAGGCGGAACTGCCCACCATCCGCGACAAGGCCAAGACCTTGAGCCAGGAATACGCCGACGCCCGCAGCTTCTTTTTTCTGGGACGGGGACAGAACTTTCCCCTGGCCCTTGAGGGCGCGCTGAAACTTAAAGAGATTTCCTATATCCACGCCGAAGGCTACGCCGCCGGCGAAATGAAGCACGGCCCCATCGCGCTCATCGACCAGCATTTCCCGACCTTTGCCATGGCGCTGGGCGACGAGCTGCTGCAAAAGGTGGCCTCGAACCTGCAAGAGGTGCAGGCCAGGGGCGGGCGCATCATCGCCCTGGTCAATCCCGGAGCCGCGCCCGCAGTGGAGAATCCCTGGGTTCTGTCCGATGCTTGGGGGCCGCTGAAGAGTTTCCTGGTGCTGCCGGCCGTGCAGCTTTTCGCCTATGAAATGGCCGTCTACCTGGGCAAGGACGTGGACCAGCCCCGGAATCTGGCCAAATCCGTGACCGTGGAATAG
- the rdgB gene encoding RdgB/HAM1 family non-canonical purine NTP pyrophosphatase, which produces MNTIVLATGNAGKIRELSALLAELHPGLRVLGLNDFPEIGEIPETGVTFEDNARIKALAVARATGLVAVADDSGLVVDALNGAPGVYSARYSGEGATDEKNVAKLLDAMKDVVDPWRGCHFACVMLAATPDGRELIGHGAWHGRVAHAPQGGAGFGYDPVFFDEELAMTAAQMDAQVKNSRSHRGLALRELLRGWPEFWKQARLELEK; this is translated from the coding sequence ATGAACACCATTGTACTCGCCACCGGCAACGCCGGTAAGATACGTGAACTTTCGGCCCTGCTGGCCGAATTGCATCCGGGCCTGCGCGTCCTCGGCCTGAACGATTTTCCGGAAATCGGCGAAATACCCGAGACCGGCGTGACCTTCGAGGACAACGCCCGCATCAAGGCCCTGGCCGTGGCCCGTGCCACGGGGCTGGTGGCCGTGGCCGATGACTCGGGCCTGGTCGTGGACGCCCTGAACGGGGCGCCGGGCGTCTATTCCGCCCGTTACAGCGGCGAAGGGGCCACGGACGAGAAGAATGTGGCCAAGCTTCTGGATGCCATGAAGGACGTTGTGGACCCATGGCGCGGCTGTCATTTCGCCTGCGTCATGCTGGCGGCCACCCCAGACGGCCGGGAGCTGATCGGACATGGGGCCTGGCATGGCCGGGTGGCTCATGCTCCGCAGGGCGGGGCGGGGTTCGGCTACGATCCCGTATTCTTCGACGAGGAACTGGCCATGACCGCCGCGCAGATGGACGCGCAGGTCAAGAACAGCCGCAGTCATCGCGGTTTGGCCCTGCGGGAGCTGCTGCGCGGCTGGCCCGAATTCTGGAAACAAGCCCGGCTCGAACTGGAGAAATAA
- a CDS encoding ThiF family adenylyltransferase: protein MKDFRVALEALASENASRRVRTVGFEELRQLCRDHGLTLPQGARGAMEEGVVPLPFLKNLHSLSISEQNRLMGATVLLAGAGGLGGYVLELLSRFGVGRIVVADGDGFEDSNLNRQLLSTVQNLGSNKARAGAERVRATCPLVQVEAFEFFLDASNLQGVLTDVDVVVDALGGIAPRLALHEAACLAGIPVVSAAVAGWTALVGSELPGQKGISSMWTDPSDKDAEHVLGSLAPAACLAAALQAAETVQYLTTGSLRLAGRMLHADLAEFHFELYDLS, encoded by the coding sequence ATGAAGGATTTTCGAGTCGCGTTGGAGGCTTTGGCCTCGGAGAACGCCTCGCGCCGGGTTCGGACTGTCGGATTTGAAGAACTGCGTCAGCTGTGCCGGGATCACGGGTTGACTCTGCCCCAGGGCGCAAGAGGGGCGATGGAAGAGGGGGTAGTGCCTCTGCCGTTTTTGAAAAACCTGCATTCCCTGTCCATTTCCGAGCAGAATCGACTTATGGGCGCCACGGTTCTGCTGGCCGGGGCGGGCGGACTCGGCGGTTATGTGCTGGAGTTGCTGTCCCGCTTCGGAGTGGGCAGGATCGTGGTCGCGGACGGAGACGGGTTCGAGGACAGCAATCTGAACCGCCAACTGCTTTCCACGGTCCAGAACCTGGGAAGCAACAAGGCCAGGGCCGGGGCTGAACGGGTACGGGCAACCTGTCCGCTGGTGCAGGTCGAAGCGTTTGAATTTTTCTTGGACGCCTCCAATCTGCAGGGTGTACTGACCGACGTTGATGTGGTTGTTGACGCACTGGGAGGCATCGCCCCGCGCTTGGCCCTGCACGAAGCCGCATGTCTGGCCGGGATTCCGGTCGTGAGTGCGGCCGTGGCCGGATGGACGGCGTTGGTCGGCAGTGAACTGCCTGGGCAGAAAGGTATTTCCAGCATGTGGACCGATCCCTCAGACAAGGACGCGGAGCATGTCCTGGGCAGCCTGGCTCCGGCCGCATGCCTGGCCGCCGCGTTGCAAGCGGCGGAAACCGTGCAGTATCTGACCACGGGCTCTTTGCGTCTGGCCGGTCGCATGCTGCACGCCGATTTGGCCGAATTTCATTTTGAACTCTATGACCTTTCGTGA
- a CDS encoding MoaD/ThiS family protein, with the protein MRVRVKCFATLADHTPPDGFLDLQQGAVVEAMLPLLGLEVGDIKLVFVNSRNSSLEAALADGDQVGIFPAVGGG; encoded by the coding sequence ATGCGTGTGCGCGTCAAATGTTTTGCCACCCTTGCCGATCATACCCCGCCGGACGGCTTTCTCGATCTGCAGCAGGGAGCCGTGGTAGAGGCCATGCTTCCGCTTCTTGGACTAGAAGTCGGCGATATCAAGCTTGTTTTTGTCAACAGCAGGAACAGCAGCTTGGAAGCGGCGCTGGCCGACGGAGACCAGGTGGGTATTTTTCCGGCGGTAGGTGGTGGATGA
- a CDS encoding molybdopterin-guanine dinucleotide biosynthesis protein MobB, which translates to MFKAVSVVGFKKSGKTTLVLELARELTERGRKVAAVKFTHHGLDLDGTDTSRFAQECVSVAGIGPKITTLLWNSTRQLQDIFPLLDAEIVLVEGGKSLTWLPRIVVLGTDEDESQLDNGLALASWGPGVLPGVRKADSVAELATLVESRSFSLPGLDCGACGRESCLALAREIVIGEADADFCVAMQAKLCVKVGGRRLALNPFLDRLVTGTIRGLLTELKGNVPGQKLEIILE; encoded by the coding sequence ATGTTCAAGGCTGTTTCAGTGGTGGGTTTCAAGAAATCAGGTAAGACGACTCTTGTGCTCGAGCTTGCCCGGGAATTGACGGAGCGGGGTCGTAAGGTAGCGGCGGTCAAGTTTACCCACCATGGGCTGGATCTCGATGGGACGGATACATCCCGTTTTGCGCAGGAGTGCGTCAGCGTTGCCGGGATCGGCCCCAAAATAACGACCTTGCTTTGGAACTCGACGCGGCAACTGCAAGATATATTTCCTCTGCTGGATGCGGAGATAGTGTTGGTCGAAGGCGGCAAGTCGCTGACCTGGCTGCCGCGGATTGTGGTCCTTGGCACGGACGAAGACGAGTCGCAGTTGGATAACGGGCTGGCGCTGGCATCCTGGGGGCCGGGGGTATTGCCCGGAGTGCGGAAGGCCGATTCCGTCGCGGAGTTGGCCACGCTGGTGGAAAGCAGGTCCTTCTCTCTGCCCGGTCTTGATTGCGGGGCCTGCGGCCGGGAGTCCTGCCTGGCCCTGGCGCGGGAAATCGTGATCGGCGAGGCCGACGCGGATTTCTGCGTGGCCATGCAGGCCAAGCTCTGTGTCAAAGTGGGGGGCCGGCGTCTGGCGCTGAATCCTTTTTTGGACCGGCTGGTCACGGGGACCATTCGCGGGCTTTTGACCGAGCTGAAGGGCAATGTGCCGGGGCAGAAGCTTGAAATCATCCTGGAGTGA
- the hisS gene encoding histidine--tRNA ligase has product MSKIQKIKGFSDLFSPESTVHTLMENLARQVFGTYGCQEVRVPILEKTELFARSIGEETDVVQKEMYTFADRKGRSLTMRPEATAGVLRAFIESGQCGAEGTTKLFACGPMFRYERPQKGRLRQFHQLDVEVLGTDAPQADAEVVLMLWTFLIKLGLKNLSLELNSLGCPECRPVFHQRLRDFLATIDHAQLCEDCKRRAQTNPLRVLDCKVPACKALVENAPSIAESLCPGCDEHFAQVRDILDSAKLPYRLNDRLVRGLDYYQRTTFEVVSGEIGAQTAVAGGGRYDGLIKQLGGPDLPGIGFACGMERLALLYGQAQIPAPDFYLAVLDSRALNTALLLAQRMRERGFSGEVSFEARSIKAQMRQANKLGVKTCLILGQDEMEKGQIVVKDMATGVQKNIGQDDLEQALGFRKP; this is encoded by the coding sequence ATGTCTAAAATTCAGAAAATTAAAGGCTTTTCTGACCTCTTCAGCCCGGAGAGCACGGTTCACACCCTGATGGAGAACCTGGCCCGCCAGGTGTTCGGCACGTATGGATGCCAAGAGGTGCGCGTGCCCATCCTGGAAAAAACAGAGCTCTTCGCCCGCTCCATCGGTGAAGAGACCGACGTCGTGCAAAAGGAAATGTACACCTTTGCCGACCGCAAGGGCCGCTCGCTGACCATGCGCCCCGAAGCCACGGCCGGAGTGCTGCGCGCCTTCATCGAATCCGGCCAGTGCGGGGCCGAAGGCACGACCAAGCTCTTCGCCTGTGGCCCCATGTTCCGTTACGAGCGTCCGCAAAAGGGCCGCCTGCGCCAGTTTCACCAGCTCGACGTCGAAGTTCTGGGCACGGACGCACCCCAGGCCGACGCCGAGGTCGTGCTCATGCTCTGGACCTTTTTGATCAAGCTCGGCCTTAAAAACCTGAGCCTGGAACTCAACTCCCTGGGCTGCCCCGAATGCCGGCCGGTCTTTCATCAGCGTCTGCGCGACTTTCTGGCCACCATCGACCACGCCCAGCTCTGCGAAGACTGCAAGCGCCGGGCGCAGACCAACCCCCTGCGCGTGCTGGACTGCAAGGTTCCGGCCTGCAAGGCCCTGGTTGAAAACGCGCCGAGCATCGCCGAGTCGCTCTGCCCCGGATGCGACGAACATTTCGCCCAGGTGCGCGACATTCTGGACAGCGCGAAACTCCCCTATCGCCTGAACGACCGTCTAGTACGCGGCCTGGACTATTACCAGCGCACCACTTTCGAAGTCGTCTCCGGCGAAATCGGCGCCCAGACCGCCGTGGCCGGCGGCGGCCGTTACGACGGGCTCATCAAGCAGCTCGGCGGTCCCGACCTCCCCGGCATCGGCTTCGCCTGCGGCATGGAGCGTCTGGCCCTGCTTTACGGCCAGGCTCAGATCCCGGCCCCGGACTTCTATCTGGCCGTGCTCGACTCCCGCGCCCTGAATACAGCCCTGCTCCTGGCCCAGCGCATGCGCGAGCGGGGCTTTTCCGGCGAGGTGTCCTTCGAGGCCCGCAGCATCAAGGCCCAGATGCGCCAGGCCAACAAGCTCGGCGTCAAGACCTGCCTGATCCTGGGGCAGGACGAAATGGAGAAGGGCCAGATCGTGGTCAAGGACATGGCCACGGGCGTGCAGAAAAATATCGGCCAGGATGATCTGGAGCAGGCCCTGGGCTTTCGCAAGCCGTAA
- the aspS gene encoding aspartate--tRNA ligase: MDDKNTELGMDSLGGWRRTHTCADLGPEQLGQETCLMGWVQYRRDHGGLIFIDLRDRHGLTQVVFSPEVAPEAHARAHVLRTEFVLAIKGMVRPRPGDMVNSKLATGAIEVYVTEFKLLNTAKTPPFPIEDRVDVSENLRLKYRFLDLRRKAMADNLILRSRVSQSVRRYLDELGFLEIETPVLTKSTPEGARDFLVPSRVNQGQFYALPQSPQLFKQLLMCGGMDRYFQIVKCFRDEDLRADRQPEFTQIDIEMSFVDEEQVMEMAEGMMARVLREALGQELALPIPRMKYEQAMALYGVDKPDIRFGLTLTDVTEIVRGSEFKLFATAALIKALPVRGGGELSRKEIDDYTEFVKIYGAQGLAWIKIKEDGWQSPIAKFLSDAERAGLTEALGLEPGDIVFFQAGAPEMVNSALGNLRLKLGERFGLIPEGTFAPLWVTDFPLLEWDPEAKRWVAMHHPFTAPKDMGALATDPGQAVARAYDLVLNGTEVGGGSIRIHNPETQQQMFSALGINEEEAQAKFGFLLDALVFGAPPHGGIAFGLDRLIMLLTGAKSIRDVIAFPKTQKATCLMTEAPSAVENTQLRDLGLRLREKPKE; encoded by the coding sequence ATGGATGACAAAAACACGGAACTCGGGATGGACTCCCTCGGCGGATGGCGCAGAACCCACACCTGCGCGGACCTCGGACCGGAGCAGCTGGGCCAGGAAACCTGCCTCATGGGCTGGGTGCAATATCGACGCGATCACGGCGGGCTGATTTTCATCGACCTGCGCGACCGTCACGGCCTGACCCAAGTCGTCTTTTCCCCCGAGGTCGCTCCCGAGGCCCACGCCCGCGCGCATGTACTGCGCACGGAGTTCGTGCTGGCCATCAAGGGCATGGTCCGCCCGCGCCCAGGCGACATGGTCAACTCCAAGCTGGCCACGGGCGCCATCGAGGTCTATGTCACGGAGTTCAAGCTCCTGAACACGGCCAAGACCCCGCCTTTTCCCATCGAGGACCGCGTGGACGTGTCCGAAAACCTGCGCCTCAAATACCGTTTTCTGGATCTGCGCCGCAAGGCCATGGCCGACAACCTCATTTTGAGGAGCCGCGTCTCCCAGTCCGTGCGCCGCTATCTGGACGAGCTCGGGTTCCTGGAGATCGAGACCCCGGTGCTGACCAAGTCCACCCCCGAGGGCGCGCGCGACTTTCTGGTGCCCAGCCGCGTCAATCAAGGCCAGTTCTACGCCCTGCCCCAGTCGCCCCAGCTCTTCAAACAGCTCCTCATGTGCGGCGGGATGGACCGCTATTTTCAAATCGTCAAATGCTTCCGCGACGAGGACCTGCGCGCCGACCGCCAGCCCGAGTTCACGCAGATCGATATCGAGATGTCTTTCGTGGACGAGGAACAGGTCATGGAAATGGCCGAGGGCATGATGGCCCGCGTCCTGCGCGAAGCGCTCGGACAGGAGCTCGCCCTGCCCATCCCGCGCATGAAGTACGAGCAGGCCATGGCCCTCTACGGCGTGGACAAGCCCGACATCCGCTTCGGCCTGACGCTCACCGACGTGACCGAAATCGTGCGCGGCTCGGAGTTCAAACTCTTCGCCACGGCAGCCCTGATCAAGGCGTTGCCCGTGCGCGGCGGCGGCGAACTTTCGCGCAAGGAGATCGACGACTACACCGAATTCGTCAAAATCTACGGAGCCCAGGGGCTGGCCTGGATCAAGATCAAGGAGGACGGCTGGCAGTCTCCCATCGCCAAATTCCTGAGCGATGCCGAGCGGGCCGGACTGACCGAAGCCCTTGGCCTTGAGCCCGGCGACATCGTCTTTTTCCAGGCCGGCGCGCCGGAAATGGTCAACAGCGCCCTTGGCAACCTGCGCCTGAAGCTTGGCGAGCGCTTCGGCCTAATCCCTGAAGGCACCTTCGCGCCCCTGTGGGTCACGGATTTCCCGCTCCTGGAGTGGGACCCCGAGGCCAAACGCTGGGTGGCCATGCACCACCCCTTCACCGCGCCCAAGGACATGGGCGCCTTGGCCACCGACCCGGGCCAGGCCGTTGCCCGTGCCTATGACCTCGTGCTGAACGGCACCGAAGTCGGCGGTGGCTCCATCCGCATCCACAACCCCGAGACCCAGCAGCAGATGTTTTCCGCGCTGGGCATCAATGAAGAGGAAGCGCAGGCCAAATTCGGATTTCTGCTCGACGCCCTGGTTTTCGGCGCTCCGCCCCATGGCGGCATTGCCTTCGGCCTGGACCGTCTTATCATGCTCCTGACCGGAGCCAAATCCATCCGCGACGTCATCGCCTTCCCCAAGACCCAGAAGGCGACCTGCCTCATGACCGAGGCCCCGTCGGCGGTCGAGAACACGCAATTGCGCGACCTGGGCCTGCGCCTTAGAGAAAAGCCCAAAGAGTAA
- the def gene encoding peptide deformylase, giving the protein MPRSIITYPHPVLAKKAAPVTEITEEIRALAAEMVEIMYKDKGIGLAAPQVAESIRLITVDLSGPDKREDPHIFINPVLSNLEGEVESEEGCLSVIGYRTTVKRAESLHLSATDLDGNLVEMDADDLMAICLQHEVDHLNGVLFIDKISKLKRTLYERKLKKWLKEKNEE; this is encoded by the coding sequence ATGCCCAGATCTATCATTACATATCCCCATCCGGTGCTGGCCAAAAAGGCCGCGCCGGTGACAGAAATCACGGAAGAAATACGCGCCCTGGCCGCCGAGATGGTTGAAATCATGTACAAGGACAAAGGCATCGGCCTGGCCGCGCCGCAGGTGGCGGAAAGCATCCGCCTCATCACCGTGGACCTGAGCGGCCCGGACAAACGCGAAGACCCGCACATCTTCATCAATCCGGTCCTGTCAAACCTTGAGGGTGAAGTGGAATCCGAGGAAGGCTGCCTGTCCGTTATCGGCTACCGCACCACGGTGAAACGAGCCGAAAGTCTGCACCTCTCAGCCACGGATCTGGACGGCAACCTGGTGGAGATGGATGCCGACGACCTCATGGCCATTTGCCTGCAGCACGAAGTGGATCACCTTAACGGCGTATTGTTCATCGACAAGATCAGCAAACTGAAGCGCACCCTGTACGAGAGAAAACTCAAAAAATGGCTGAAAGAGAAAAACGAAGAGTAA
- the fmt gene encoding methionyl-tRNA formyltransferase — protein sequence MAEREKRRVKVVFMGTPDFAAVSLKHLLDWGGCDIVGVYCQPDRPCGRGQVCTPPPVKLQAMEARLPVFQPLNFKDQADVDQLAALEPDLLLVAAYGLILPQSVLNIPRLGAINVHASLLPEYRGAAPIQRAIMDGRPVTGITIMRMEAGLDTGDILLQRSRAIGIMDTAQTLHDELAEMGGKLLVEALEKMDQGRLVRIPQDHARATYAAKLSKEEGRIDWNQPVLAVHNRIRGLFPWPGSWFDWSGMPGKTLRLTVHPGTIGDPLPEGVQPGEIHGVADDSVLIACSDRLYAVPVIKPANSKPLRGREFYCGYLSRCSGDHLLKPELACPGE from the coding sequence ATGGCTGAAAGAGAAAAACGAAGAGTAAAAGTCGTGTTCATGGGTACGCCGGATTTTGCGGCCGTGTCCCTCAAACACCTTCTGGACTGGGGCGGCTGCGACATCGTGGGTGTCTATTGCCAGCCTGACCGCCCCTGCGGCAGGGGGCAGGTCTGCACGCCGCCACCCGTCAAGCTGCAGGCCATGGAGGCGCGGCTGCCCGTGTTCCAGCCCTTGAACTTCAAGGATCAGGCAGACGTGGACCAACTGGCGGCCCTTGAGCCGGACCTGCTCCTCGTCGCGGCCTACGGGCTCATCCTACCTCAATCGGTACTGAACATTCCCAGGCTTGGCGCCATCAACGTGCACGCCTCACTTTTGCCCGAGTACCGGGGCGCGGCCCCCATTCAGCGCGCCATCATGGACGGACGCCCCGTGACTGGCATCACCATCATGCGTATGGAGGCGGGCCTGGACACCGGCGACATCCTGCTGCAGCGCAGCCGCGCCATAGGCATCATGGACACGGCCCAGACTCTGCACGACGAACTGGCCGAGATGGGCGGCAAGCTTCTGGTCGAGGCCCTGGAAAAAATGGACCAGGGACGCCTCGTGCGCATTCCCCAGGACCACGCTCGGGCCACCTATGCCGCAAAACTCTCCAAGGAAGAGGGGCGCATCGACTGGAACCAGCCCGTGCTGGCCGTGCACAACCGCATCCGCGGTCTTTTTCCCTGGCCCGGTTCCTGGTTCGATTGGAGCGGCATGCCCGGCAAGACCCTGCGTCTGACCGTACACCCCGGCACTATCGGCGATCCCCTGCCCGAAGGCGTGCAGCCCGGCGAAATCCATGGCGTGGCCGATGACAGCGTGCTCATTGCCTGCTCTGATCGCCTGTACGCGGTGCCGGTCATCAAGCCCGCGAACAGCAAACCCCTGCGCGGCCGCGAGTTTTACTGCGGCTATCTGAGCCGCTGCTCCGGCGACCACCTGCTCAAACCCGAACTTGCCTGCCCGGGCGAATAA
- a CDS encoding DUF116 domain-containing protein, which yields MASPRSAKTSSPLEQEIRDSFQTRKRVFIGLITGSSVLICLFLAMVWFIPFVGLTTIHPAAPWIFGFITVALILAIGWAALALVLNILLGRPVLFAKRLRGITVKLFLPLMTLLGRFVGIPKQTVRASFIKVNNELVRGEGHRYPADKILLLMPHCIQNSRCKFRLTYNIDNCKRCGDCALAGLLDLRDKYGIRLAVATGGTIARRIVVQHRPRLIIAVACERDLASGIQDTHPLPVYGILNSRPFGPCLDTDVALDRVEWAIKEFLA from the coding sequence ATGGCCAGTCCCAGGAGCGCCAAAACCAGTAGCCCTTTGGAACAGGAAATCCGGGATTCCTTTCAGACCCGCAAGCGTGTCTTCATCGGTCTGATCACCGGCTCTTCGGTACTGATCTGCCTTTTTTTGGCCATGGTCTGGTTCATCCCCTTTGTCGGGCTGACCACCATCCATCCCGCCGCGCCCTGGATTTTCGGTTTCATCACCGTCGCCCTGATCCTGGCCATCGGCTGGGCAGCCCTGGCGCTGGTTTTAAACATCCTGCTCGGCCGCCCCGTACTCTTCGCCAAACGCCTGCGCGGCATCACGGTCAAGCTCTTTTTGCCACTCATGACCCTGCTGGGCCGCTTTGTCGGCATCCCGAAGCAAACGGTGCGGGCCTCCTTCATCAAGGTCAACAACGAACTGGTCAGGGGCGAAGGACACCGTTATCCGGCGGACAAGATCCTGCTGCTCATGCCGCACTGCATCCAGAACAGCCGCTGCAAGTTCCGGCTGACCTACAACATCGACAACTGCAAGCGCTGCGGGGACTGCGCCCTGGCCGGGCTGCTCGATCTGCGCGACAAATACGGAATCAGGCTGGCCGTGGCCACGGGCGGGACCATCGCCCGGCGCATCGTGGTCCAGCACAGGCCCAGGCTCATCATCGCCGTGGCCTGCGAACGCGACCTGGCCAGCGGCATCCAGGACACCCATCCCCTGCCAGTTTACGGAATCCTGAATTCCCGCCCTTTCGGCCCCTGTCTGGACACCGACGTGGCCCTGGACCGGGTCGAATGGGCCATCAAAGAGTTTCTGGCATGA